In Paralcaligenes sp. KSB-10, the following are encoded in one genomic region:
- a CDS encoding low affinity iron permease family protein has product MNIIFDRFARSVTGWAGSPAAFGLAFLVVVVWGATGPIFHYSETWQLVINTGTTIITFLMVFIIQQSQNKDSVALHLKLNELLASQKGASNSLVDIEKLDDGQLEKVTKFYAELAKRADELQGTARSPR; this is encoded by the coding sequence ATAAATATCATTTTTGACCGCTTCGCCCGTTCGGTTACCGGTTGGGCAGGTTCTCCCGCCGCATTCGGGCTGGCCTTTCTGGTAGTCGTCGTGTGGGGAGCCACCGGTCCAATATTCCATTATTCGGAAACCTGGCAATTGGTCATCAATACGGGAACAACCATTATTACCTTCTTGATGGTGTTTATTATTCAGCAAAGCCAAAACAAGGATAGTGTCGCGCTGCACTTGAAACTCAATGAGTTGCTCGCCTCCCAAAAAGGAGCGAGCAATAGCCTTGTCGATATTGAAAAACTCGATGACGGCCAATTGGAAAAAGTAACGAAATTTTATGCTGAACTGGCTAAACGCGCCGACGAATTGCAGGGCACCGCTCGATCACCCCGATAG
- a CDS encoding YqjD family protein, with protein sequence MSAEQHRININRQKERVVFDMKDLIAGTEALLRSTASYTGAEIEQARASLKEQLELAQQQASQWNQLAKDRYRDASDATDEYVHDHIWGLLGAAAVAGLVIGVCLGSDKCRG encoded by the coding sequence ATGAGTGCAGAACAACATCGCATCAACATAAACCGGCAAAAAGAACGTGTCGTTTTCGACATGAAAGACTTGATCGCCGGCACTGAAGCCCTATTGCGGTCTACGGCTTCCTATACGGGCGCGGAAATCGAACAAGCGCGGGCCAGTTTGAAAGAGCAGCTTGAGTTGGCACAGCAACAGGCCAGCCAATGGAACCAACTGGCCAAAGACCGATATCGCGATGCTTCGGATGCCACAGACGAATATGTGCACGACCATATATGGGGCCTATTGGGAGCTGCCGCGGTTGCAGGCCTTGTCATCGGCGTGTGTCTGGGCAGCGACAAATGCCGCGGCTGA
- a CDS encoding calcium:proton antiporter — protein MKNLLHQEKFLLVAIATAVMGYAANTFFPYDGKVLALLTAIVLIAAILCASLSIAYHAEIIAQKVGDPYGTMILTLSAVLVEVVVLGIMTTSITSKTLVRDSIYSAVMLDINGILGIAALIGGFKHGEQSYNDDSARTYSAMILTAMGISMMVPEFIAKEAWRAYSIFTIITMLLLYGVFLRMQAGPHSYFFSYSYPDKKRRRLPAAAANMGRTHSIAIMVGGIVVVGALAELLPKALEQGIKGINVPLGTIALIVAIISATPEILTALRAALADRMQSVVNIAMGASLSTVVLTVPSMEALALYSGQPFQMAMTPVQTVMTLLTLVVVAINLNDGQTNAIEGMTHFVLFATFMMLFALGV, from the coding sequence ATGAAAAATCTCCTGCATCAAGAAAAATTTCTGCTCGTTGCCATCGCGACAGCCGTTATGGGGTATGCCGCCAATACATTTTTCCCCTATGACGGAAAAGTGCTTGCGCTGTTGACGGCCATAGTCCTGATTGCAGCGATTCTGTGTGCGTCCCTAAGCATTGCCTATCATGCGGAGATCATCGCGCAGAAGGTTGGCGACCCCTACGGCACCATGATTCTGACTCTATCGGCCGTGCTGGTCGAGGTTGTAGTGCTGGGCATCATGACTACCAGCATTACATCCAAAACACTGGTGCGCGACAGCATCTATTCGGCGGTAATGCTGGATATCAATGGCATATTGGGAATAGCGGCGCTGATCGGCGGATTCAAGCACGGCGAGCAGTCATATAACGACGATTCGGCGCGCACCTACAGCGCCATGATCTTGACGGCCATGGGAATTTCGATGATGGTTCCGGAGTTTATTGCCAAAGAGGCCTGGCGGGCCTATTCCATCTTTACGATTATCACAATGCTGTTGCTGTATGGTGTGTTCCTGCGCATGCAGGCCGGGCCGCACAGCTATTTCTTTAGCTATAGCTACCCCGACAAGAAGCGGCGCCGGTTGCCGGCTGCGGCCGCCAACATGGGACGCACACATTCGATCGCGATAATGGTGGGAGGAATCGTGGTGGTGGGTGCTTTGGCCGAGTTGCTGCCCAAGGCACTGGAGCAAGGCATCAAGGGAATAAACGTACCTTTGGGAACCATAGCGTTGATCGTTGCCATTATTTCCGCCACCCCCGAGATCCTCACCGCTTTACGCGCTGCACTGGCGGACCGCATGCAATCGGTGGTCAACATCGCAATGGGCGCATCGCTTTCCACTGTGGTTTTGACGGTCCCCTCAATGGAGGCACTGGCGCTATACAGCGGCCAACCATTCCAAATGGCGATGACACCGGTTCAGACAGTCATGACGCTTCTCACTCTTGTCGTCGTGGCGATCAATCTTAATGATGGCCAGACCAATGCCATCGAGGGCATGACGCATTTTGTGCTTTTTGCCACATTCATGATGTTGTTCGCCCTGGGCGTATAA
- a CDS encoding DUF3309 family protein → MTLGTIFLIILVLLLIGAVPRWPHSRSWGYGPSGGLGLVLVIVIVLLLMGRI, encoded by the coding sequence ATGACTTTGGGAACGATTTTTCTGATTATCTTGGTCTTGTTGCTGATCGGTGCAGTTCCACGTTGGCCTCACAGTCGTAGTTGGGGTTACGGTCCCAGCGGCGGCCTTGGCTTGGTGTTGGTGATTGTGATCGTTCTGTTGCTGATGGGCAGAATATAG
- a CDS encoding Crp/Fnr family transcriptional regulator, producing the protein MLTLHDPRENHLLAALPPEEYIRLLPNLEVISMPLGNVLYESGAHMRHVYFPTTSIVSLLYVMENGASAEIAVVGYEGIVGVSLFMGGETTPSRAVVQSAGHAYRLKGQFLKDEFYRAGPMQQLLLRYTQSLLTQMAQTAVCNRHHSLDQQLCRWLLLSLDRLPSSELVMTQELIANMLGVRREGVTEAAGNIQRAGLIEYRRGRITVLDRPGLEARACECYQVVKKECDRLLPGGNRTLTSD; encoded by the coding sequence ATGCTCACTCTTCACGATCCACGCGAAAATCACCTTCTTGCCGCTCTGCCCCCAGAAGAGTACATCCGCCTGCTTCCCAATCTGGAAGTGATATCGATGCCGCTTGGCAACGTGCTATACGAATCCGGCGCGCATATGCGCCACGTCTATTTCCCCACTACTTCGATTGTTTCACTGCTCTATGTCATGGAAAATGGGGCATCGGCTGAAATTGCAGTCGTCGGATACGAAGGCATCGTTGGCGTCTCACTTTTCATGGGTGGCGAAACCACACCAAGCCGGGCCGTTGTCCAAAGCGCCGGTCATGCCTATCGCCTGAAAGGGCAATTCTTGAAGGACGAGTTCTATCGTGCCGGCCCAATGCAGCAGTTATTGTTGCGCTACACCCAATCGCTACTGACGCAAATGGCACAGACCGCGGTATGTAACCGCCATCATTCACTGGACCAACAACTTTGCCGCTGGCTGCTCCTAAGTCTCGACCGCCTTCCTTCCAGCGAGTTGGTCATGACACAAGAACTCATTGCCAACATGCTCGGAGTGCGCCGCGAAGGCGTCACAGAAGCCGCCGGAAATATACAAAGGGCTGGCTTGATCGAATACCGTCGTGGCCGGATCACCGTCCTTGATCGGCCAGGGCTCGAGGCGCGCGCCTGCGAATGCTACCAGGTGGTCAAGAAGGAGTGCGATCGCCTGTTGCCAGGGGGTAATCGCACACTGACTTCAGATTAG
- a CDS encoding PRC-barrel domain-containing protein: protein MIYEYQKPDRMSNARVSNPSVDVCVLCEPSLMGTSALVGSSVHNHKGEDLGEVREIMLDVHTGQVSYAVLSFGGFLGMWEKLFAVPWDALTLEPKQGLVILQVEMDRLKQARGFDKKKWPSTTDSLWLQGIRPYDRANL from the coding sequence ATGATTTACGAATATCAGAAACCAGATCGCATGAGCAATGCGCGAGTGAGCAACCCCAGCGTGGACGTTTGCGTTCTTTGTGAGCCCAGTCTAATGGGCACCAGCGCGCTGGTGGGCAGCTCTGTTCATAATCACAAAGGTGAGGACCTGGGCGAAGTCAGGGAAATCATGCTGGACGTGCATACAGGTCAAGTGAGCTACGCAGTCCTGTCTTTCGGCGGCTTCCTGGGTATGTGGGAAAAGCTCTTTGCCGTGCCTTGGGATGCGTTGACCCTTGAGCCGAAGCAGGGGCTCGTGATCTTGCAAGTGGAGATGGATCGCCTTAAACAGGCGCGTGGATTCGATAAAAAAAAATGGCCCAGCACAACAGATTCGCTCTGGCTGCAGGGAATACGACCTTACGATCGAGCCAACCTGTAA
- a CDS encoding CsbD family protein: MNKDQVSGRAEEAGGQVKKAVGKILGIKTLEEKGKLEKVGGKVQSGFGDSKNDLKNKR, encoded by the coding sequence ATGAATAAAGATCAAGTCAGTGGACGCGCTGAAGAGGCAGGAGGCCAGGTCAAAAAGGCCGTCGGCAAAATCCTGGGAATTAAAACTCTTGAAGAAAAAGGCAAACTTGAGAAAGTGGGCGGAAAGGTTCAGTCTGGCTTTGGCGATTCAAAAAATGATCTCAAAAATAAACGCTGA
- the gnd gene encoding phosphogluconate dehydrogenase (NAD(+)-dependent, decarboxylating), giving the protein MQLGMIGLGRMGSDMTRRLMKKGHECVVYDTHAHTVKKLEDQGAKGTDTLENLIAALSRPRVVWLMLPAAVVDGELEKLTPLLDAEDIVIDGGNSYYRDDIRRSTELKSSGIHYVDVGTSGGVFGLERGYSLMIGGEKPIVQHLAPIFAALAPGPDTVPVTPGRNRGDSTAEQGYLHCGPHGAGHFVKMVHNGIEYGMMAAYAEGLNILRNANIGTRPSDVDAETTPLRNPEFYQYEFDLPEVAEVWRRGSVIGSWLLDLTASALQKDPQLASFEGRVSDSGEGRWTIMAAIDEAVPAPVLSSALYERFSSRNNADFADKVLSAMRHEFGGHVEKSNPKAGG; this is encoded by the coding sequence ATGCAACTTGGCATGATCGGATTGGGGCGCATGGGCAGCGACATGACACGACGCCTGATGAAAAAGGGCCATGAATGCGTTGTGTACGACACCCATGCACACACCGTAAAAAAACTCGAAGATCAAGGCGCCAAGGGAACTGACACACTTGAAAATCTTATTGCCGCGCTGTCCAGGCCGCGAGTGGTCTGGCTGATGCTGCCGGCAGCGGTAGTCGATGGCGAGCTGGAAAAACTGACTCCCCTGCTCGACGCTGAAGACATCGTCATCGATGGCGGAAACTCGTATTACCGCGACGACATTCGCCGCAGCACCGAATTGAAGTCAAGCGGAATCCATTACGTGGATGTTGGAACCAGCGGCGGTGTTTTTGGACTCGAACGAGGCTACTCGCTGATGATAGGCGGGGAAAAACCAATCGTACAACATCTGGCGCCCATTTTTGCGGCGCTTGCTCCGGGGCCCGACACGGTGCCTGTTACCCCAGGCCGCAACCGTGGCGACAGCACGGCCGAACAGGGCTACCTGCATTGCGGGCCGCACGGCGCGGGACACTTCGTCAAAATGGTCCATAACGGCATCGAGTATGGGATGATGGCTGCTTATGCCGAAGGCTTGAACATTTTGCGAAATGCCAACATCGGAACGCGGCCCAGCGATGTCGACGCCGAAACGACGCCGCTGAGAAATCCGGAGTTCTATCAATATGAATTCGATTTGCCCGAAGTGGCGGAAGTCTGGCGACGAGGCAGTGTAATTGGTTCGTGGCTGCTGGATCTTACCGCCAGCGCTCTGCAAAAAGACCCCCAGCTTGCCTCGTTCGAAGGCAGGGTTTCGGATTCCGGCGAAGGACGCTGGACCATCATGGCCGCCATCGACGAAGCGGTGCCGGCCCCGGTCCTGAGCTCCGCCTTGTATGAGCGTTTCAGCTCGCGCAACAATGCGGATTTCGCCGACAAGGTATTGTCTGCCATGCGACACGAGTTCGGAGGCCATGTGGAGAAATCAAACCCGAAAGCCGGAGGCTGA
- the zwf gene encoding glucose-6-phosphate dehydrogenase — MVPSKSDAFVFFGATGDLAYKQIFPALQAMIRHGHLDIPVIGLGKSAWSIDQFIARARDSIEKHSTLDSDAFNKLSARLQYISGDYLDDATYQKLHAALGKATQPLHYLAVPPELFGTVVKGLSKSGCAKNARVIVEKPFGRDLPSAQALNRLLMESFPAEAIFRVDHYLGKEPVQNLLYFRFANALLDPIWNCNHIESIQITMAESFGVQGRGSFYESVGAIRDVVQNHLLQVVSLLATDAPADNHPDAMRDAKLQAFLAMRPIAPDEAVRGQFKGYLKEPGVAPDSQTETFVALCLHIDNERWSGVPFYIRAGKQLPVTGTEVMVKLKRPSHGIFDATVPGQANYFRFRISPDVLISVGARVKKPGEAMTGQVVELVAHRHPCDEMSPYERLLGDALQGDASLFARYDSIEAAWRTVAPLLGNTVPLEEYEPQTWGPPLARQMIRDDEGWHNPASTEENDGKVG, encoded by the coding sequence ATGGTTCCATCAAAGTCGGACGCATTCGTTTTTTTTGGGGCTACCGGCGACCTGGCCTACAAGCAGATTTTCCCCGCGCTGCAGGCCATGATTCGTCACGGGCATCTCGATATACCTGTCATCGGCCTGGGCAAATCTGCCTGGAGCATCGATCAATTCATCGCCCGGGCGCGCGACAGCATTGAAAAACACAGCACGCTGGACAGCGATGCCTTCAATAAGCTCTCGGCGCGGCTCCAATACATCAGCGGCGACTACCTCGACGACGCCACTTACCAGAAGCTGCATGCGGCATTGGGCAAGGCAACGCAGCCTTTGCACTACCTGGCCGTGCCACCCGAACTGTTCGGGACGGTCGTAAAGGGTTTGTCCAAGTCGGGCTGCGCCAAAAATGCCCGTGTGATTGTCGAAAAACCTTTCGGCCGCGACCTCCCTTCGGCACAGGCGCTCAACCGGTTGCTGATGGAATCATTCCCCGCCGAGGCGATATTTCGGGTCGATCATTATCTGGGCAAGGAACCGGTTCAGAATCTTCTTTATTTCCGTTTTGCAAATGCACTGCTCGACCCCATCTGGAATTGCAATCATATAGAAAGCATTCAAATCACCATGGCCGAATCATTTGGCGTGCAGGGGCGTGGAAGCTTTTATGAAAGCGTGGGCGCAATTCGCGATGTAGTACAAAATCATTTACTGCAAGTGGTTTCCCTGCTTGCAACCGATGCGCCTGCCGACAATCACCCCGATGCCATGCGCGACGCCAAATTGCAGGCCTTTCTGGCAATGAGGCCTATCGCGCCTGACGAGGCGGTTCGCGGCCAGTTCAAAGGCTATCTCAAAGAGCCCGGCGTAGCACCCGATTCGCAGACAGAAACGTTCGTTGCTTTGTGTCTGCATATAGACAACGAGCGTTGGTCAGGTGTGCCATTTTATATCCGCGCCGGCAAACAGTTGCCGGTGACGGGAACTGAGGTCATGGTGAAGCTCAAGCGTCCTTCGCACGGTATTTTCGACGCCACAGTGCCCGGGCAGGCGAATTATTTTCGTTTTCGGATCAGCCCCGACGTTCTCATCTCGGTGGGCGCCCGCGTGAAGAAGCCCGGCGAAGCCATGACGGGCCAGGTTGTAGAGCTTGTTGCACACCGCCATCCTTGCGACGAAATGTCGCCGTATGAAAGGTTGCTTGGCGACGCCCTCCAAGGTGATGCATCGCTGTTCGCCCGCTACGACAGCATAGAAGCGGCCTGGCGAACTGTCGCGCCCCTTCTCGGAAACACGGTGCCGCTCGAGGAATACGAACCGCAGACCTGGGGCCCGCCTCTGGCACGGCAGATGATCCGGGATGACGAAGGCTGGCATAACCCCGCATCGACGGAGGAAAATGATGGTAAGGTCGGCTGA
- a CDS encoding HAD family hydrolase, translating to MMVRSAELIFLLDVDNTLLDNDRLRDDLMHHLAHEFGAQNRDRYSEILEDLRSELGYVDYLGAMQRYRLADMNDPRLLLMSEFLMDYPFADLVYPGALDAVAHLGNWGKTVILSDGDVIFQPRKIQRSGLWNAVEGRVLIYVHKEQMLNAVAQRYPARRYVMVDDKLRILAAMKQIWKERLTTVFPRQGHYALDPKNIAEYPPADLAVEHIGDLINHDFSALCDAPEPARARQRGTP from the coding sequence ATGATGGTAAGGTCGGCTGAACTGATTTTCCTGCTTGACGTCGATAACACGCTGCTGGACAACGACCGCCTGCGAGACGATCTCATGCATCATCTTGCCCATGAATTCGGAGCACAGAACCGGGACCGATACAGCGAGATTCTGGAAGACCTGCGATCGGAACTCGGCTATGTGGATTACCTGGGCGCCATGCAACGCTACCGGCTCGCAGACATGAATGATCCGCGGTTATTGCTGATGTCCGAGTTTCTCATGGACTACCCTTTTGCCGATCTGGTATACCCCGGTGCGCTTGACGCTGTTGCACATCTGGGCAACTGGGGCAAGACGGTCATTCTGTCGGATGGCGATGTCATTTTCCAGCCGCGGAAGATCCAGCGTTCCGGACTCTGGAACGCGGTGGAAGGTCGAGTACTGATTTATGTGCACAAAGAACAAATGCTCAATGCTGTCGCACAACGCTATCCTGCCCGGCGCTACGTCATGGTGGATGACAAATTGCGCATTCTTGCGGCCATGAAACAGATCTGGAAAGAGCGCCTTACAACAGTCTTTCCACGCCAGGGCCATTACGCGCTCGACCCCAAGAATATTGCTGAATATCCCCCGGCCGATCTTGCCGTCGAACATATCGGCGACCTGATCAATCACGATTTTTCTGCACTGTGCGATGCGCCTGAACCCGCTCGTGCACGCCAACGAGGTACTCCATGA
- the tal gene encoding transaldolase: MKATTQLHELGQSLWLDNITRELLNSGTLQRYCSEFSITGLTSNPTIFDQAIRNTAAYDEAIQQKVKEGKSGETLFFELALEDLTRAAALFRPAYDASNGIDGWVSLEVSPLLADDAAGTIEEARRLHAQAHCPNLFIKIPGTAAGIHAIEESIFAGIPINVTLLFSREQYIAAADAYWRGIQRRIDTGLDPKVNSVASIFVSRWDKAVIDKVPPELRNRLGVAIARRSYKTYCERFASEEWRKLAKAGALPQRLLWASTGTKDPQFPDTFYIEALAAPNTINTMPENTLHAFAEHGELAGAMQEDGGDAESVLAKFSQAGVDVTALAAQLQTEGAQSFSKSWSDLMAVLASKSTDLDKPANRKSGGHS, encoded by the coding sequence ATGAAAGCGACAACTCAACTACATGAGCTCGGCCAAAGCCTGTGGCTCGACAACATTACCCGGGAATTGCTCAATAGCGGTACGCTGCAACGCTACTGCTCCGAATTTTCGATAACCGGGCTGACGTCGAACCCCACTATTTTCGACCAGGCCATTCGAAATACCGCAGCTTACGACGAAGCCATTCAGCAAAAAGTGAAGGAAGGAAAATCAGGCGAAACCCTGTTTTTTGAACTGGCGCTGGAAGACCTGACACGGGCTGCCGCACTCTTTCGCCCTGCTTATGACGCGAGCAACGGCATCGACGGCTGGGTTTCCCTTGAGGTGTCTCCATTGCTGGCCGACGACGCAGCCGGAACGATCGAAGAAGCCAGGCGCTTGCATGCCCAGGCGCACTGCCCCAATCTGTTCATCAAGATTCCCGGCACTGCGGCAGGCATCCATGCCATTGAAGAGTCGATCTTTGCGGGCATTCCGATCAATGTCACTTTGCTGTTTTCGCGTGAGCAATATATTGCGGCGGCCGATGCATACTGGCGCGGTATTCAACGCAGGATCGATACGGGCCTTGATCCCAAGGTCAATTCCGTAGCGTCGATCTTTGTAAGTCGCTGGGATAAGGCGGTAATCGACAAGGTTCCGCCGGAGCTGCGCAACCGATTGGGTGTAGCCATTGCCCGGCGCAGCTACAAAACTTATTGTGAACGGTTTGCATCTGAAGAATGGCGCAAACTTGCCAAAGCAGGCGCCCTGCCCCAGCGTCTGCTATGGGCCAGCACCGGCACAAAAGACCCGCAATTCCCGGATACGTTTTACATCGAGGCATTGGCTGCGCCGAACACCATCAATACCATGCCGGAAAATACATTGCATGCCTTTGCCGAACATGGTGAGTTGGCGGGCGCCATGCAGGAAGACGGCGGCGATGCCGAGTCGGTGCTGGCCAAGTTTTCGCAAGCAGGTGTGGATGTGACGGCGCTTGCCGCCCAGCTTCAGACCGAGGGCGCACAGTCTTTCAGCAAATCCTGGAGCGACCTGATGGCGGTCCTTGCATCCAAAAGTACGGATTTGGATAAGCCTGCCAACCGGAAATCGGGAGGCCATTCATGA
- the pgi gene encoding glucose-6-phosphate isomerase — MNQPVVHSRPPLTQGPAWEALHAHYQKTRTLHLRQLFNDDPQRGERFAVEACGLYLDYSKNRITAETIGLLLQLAEECKLGERIKAMFTGQKINVTERRAVLHTALRAPKEERIMLDGIDVVAEVHAVLEKMADFTHKIHNKEWLGYTGLPIRNVINIGIGGSDLGPVMAYEALRYYSRREMTFHFVSNIDGTDFIEATRDLNPEETLFIICSKTFKTLETLTNAHTAREWVLSKMGDERAIAQHFVAVSTNAEGVAKFGIDARHMFGLWDWDGGRYSMDSAIGLSTMLAIGPENFQAMLSGYRAMDQHFRSTPFSRNLPVLMGLLAVWHNNFLDAQTVAVLPYEQYLKRFPAYLQQLTMESNGKHVTLDGTKVDYQTGPVYWGEPGTNGQHSFYQLIHQGTRLVPCDFIGFCQALNPLEHHHDLLMANLFAQTEALAFGKTEEEVKAEGTPDWLVPHRVFEGNRPTNTLLAERLTPETLGCLVALYEHSVFTQGAIWNIDSFDQWGVELGKALAERTIPELESPQEPKLSHDSSSNALIRRYRRLKKR, encoded by the coding sequence ATGAACCAGCCTGTTGTCCATTCACGGCCGCCGCTGACCCAAGGCCCGGCATGGGAAGCACTGCATGCGCATTATCAAAAAACGCGCACGCTGCATCTGCGGCAGTTGTTCAACGACGATCCGCAGCGTGGCGAGCGCTTTGCCGTCGAAGCCTGCGGGCTTTACCTAGATTATTCCAAAAATCGCATCACCGCTGAGACGATCGGACTTCTCCTGCAGTTGGCCGAAGAATGCAAGCTTGGCGAACGCATCAAAGCCATGTTCACTGGCCAGAAAATCAACGTGACCGAGCGGCGCGCGGTGCTGCACACGGCGCTGCGCGCTCCCAAAGAAGAACGGATCATGCTCGATGGCATCGACGTTGTCGCGGAAGTGCACGCGGTCCTCGAAAAAATGGCCGATTTCACGCACAAGATTCATAACAAAGAATGGCTGGGCTACACCGGCTTGCCGATTCGCAATGTCATCAATATTGGTATCGGCGGATCCGATCTCGGACCGGTCATGGCTTACGAGGCGCTGCGCTACTATAGCCGGCGTGAAATGACCTTCCATTTCGTGTCGAATATAGACGGCACCGATTTCATAGAAGCCACGCGCGACCTGAACCCCGAAGAAACCCTGTTTATTATCTGCTCGAAAACATTCAAGACACTCGAGACGCTGACCAATGCGCATACGGCTCGCGAATGGGTTTTGAGCAAGATGGGCGATGAGCGTGCAATAGCGCAGCATTTTGTTGCTGTTTCGACCAATGCCGAAGGTGTTGCCAAATTTGGAATTGACGCCAGGCATATGTTTGGCTTGTGGGACTGGGACGGCGGGCGCTACTCCATGGATTCGGCCATTGGCCTGTCCACCATGCTTGCCATTGGGCCAGAGAATTTTCAGGCCATGCTCTCTGGCTACCGTGCCATGGACCAACATTTCCGCAGCACGCCATTCAGCCGGAACCTGCCGGTCCTGATGGGTCTGCTTGCCGTCTGGCACAACAATTTCCTTGACGCGCAGACAGTAGCGGTGCTGCCTTATGAACAATACTTGAAACGCTTTCCGGCGTACCTTCAACAATTGACGATGGAAAGCAACGGCAAGCACGTTACGCTCGATGGCACTAAAGTCGATTATCAAACAGGGCCGGTATATTGGGGCGAGCCCGGCACCAACGGCCAGCATTCCTTCTACCAGCTTATCCATCAGGGCACCAGGTTGGTTCCCTGCGATTTTATCGGCTTTTGCCAGGCTTTGAATCCCCTGGAGCATCATCACGACCTGCTGATGGCCAATCTGTTCGCGCAGACCGAGGCCTTGGCATTCGGTAAAACGGAAGAAGAAGTCAAAGCCGAAGGGACACCCGATTGGCTGGTGCCCCATCGTGTTTTCGAAGGCAACCGCCCCACCAACACCCTGCTTGCCGAACGGCTGACTCCCGAAACACTGGGATGCCTGGTGGCTCTGTACGAGCATAGCGTCTTCACGCAAGGCGCTATCTGGAATATAGATTCGTTCGACCAATGGGGTGTGGAATTGGGCAAGGCATTGGCCGAGCGAACCATCCCCGAACTGGAAAGTCCACAGGAACCGAAGCTTTCGCATGACAGTTCAAGCAACGCCCTGATTCGGCGCTATCGCAGGCTTAAGAAACGCTAG
- a CDS encoding 2-deoxy-5-keto-D-gluconate 6-phosphate aldolase domain-containing protein, with product MKGSIMNRGYNKPLYLLPFDHRQSYVTGMFKFEPPLGQQEHDAVADSKQLIYEGFRQALTQGVPSNYAALLVDEEFGSAVLRDALKHGYATALSVEKSGVDEFEFEYGNDYASHIETFKPVFAKILVRYNPEGDEALNRRQTTRIRQLSEYCQSAQQLFMFELLVPATPAQIDRTGKDKNAYDVQLRPELMRQSIEALQDAGIEPDVWKIEGLDRRQDCERIVQSVRRNGRDDVCCIVLGRGADESKVAAWLKTAATVPGFTGFAVGRTSFWDAVADYRAGKSNRHDARARIASRYSEWVHIFEQARSGQPS from the coding sequence ATGAAAGGATCCATCATGAACAGAGGTTACAACAAGCCGCTATATCTGCTGCCCTTCGATCACCGCCAATCCTACGTAACCGGCATGTTCAAGTTTGAACCGCCGCTTGGACAGCAAGAACACGATGCCGTAGCCGACAGCAAGCAACTGATTTATGAAGGCTTCCGGCAAGCGCTGACGCAGGGCGTGCCGTCCAACTATGCGGCGCTTCTGGTCGACGAAGAATTTGGTTCGGCCGTGTTGCGCGATGCCTTGAAGCACGGTTACGCCACCGCCTTATCTGTCGAAAAAAGCGGTGTCGATGAATTTGAATTTGAATACGGCAACGATTACGCGAGCCACATCGAAACCTTCAAGCCTGTTTTCGCGAAAATCCTGGTGCGCTACAACCCGGAAGGAGACGAGGCGCTCAACCGGCGCCAGACCACCCGGATCCGACAACTTTCCGAATACTGTCAGAGCGCGCAACAATTGTTCATGTTCGAATTATTGGTGCCGGCGACCCCTGCGCAGATCGATCGCACAGGAAAAGACAAGAATGCCTATGACGTACAGCTTCGCCCCGAACTGATGCGACAGTCCATCGAAGCTTTACAGGACGCCGGCATCGAACCCGATGTCTGGAAAATTGAAGGGCTCGATCGCCGCCAGGATTGTGAGCGGATCGTACAAAGCGTGCGCAGAAACGGGCGTGACGATGTGTGCTGCATCGTGCTGGGGCGTGGCGCGGATGAATCGAAAGTGGCGGCTTGGCTAAAGACCGCGGCCACGGTACCCGGTTTCACCGGCTTTGCCGTGGGACGCACCAGTTTTTGGGATGCCGTCGCCGATTACCGGGCCGGCAAGTCAAATCGGCACGACGCCCGTGCGCGAATAGCCTCCCGCTATAGCGAGTGGGTACATATATTCGAGCAGGCGCGCAGCGGCCAGCCTAGTTGA